From a single Brassica napus cultivar Da-Ae chromosome C9, Da-Ae, whole genome shotgun sequence genomic region:
- the LOC125593122 gene encoding translocon-associated protein subunit beta-like, which yields MAIPLAKLLISAVAVFMLFSASFATSEMPFMVVHKKATLNRLKSGAERVLVSFDIYNQGSATAYDVTLVDNTWIKKTFEVVNGNTSRSWERLDAGGILSHSFELEAKVKGPFYGAPAVVTFRIPTKTALQQAYSTPILPLDILADKPPTDPLALAKRILAKYGSLVSVISMVVLFIYLVATPSKSNLAKAGSKKKR from the exons ATGGCCATCCCCTTAGCTAAGCTCCTGATCTCCGCCGTGGCGGTTTTCATGCTCTTCTCCGCTTCGTTCGCGACCTCGGAAATGCCGTTCATGGTGGTTCACAAGAAAGCTACTCTCAACAGGCTCAAATCTGGCGCCGAGCGCGTCCTCGTCTCCTTCGACATCTACAACCAAGGATCTGC GACGGCGTATGACGTGACTCTGGTTGATAACACCTGGATTAAGAAAACTTTTGAAGTTGTTAATGGAAACACTTCAAGATCATGGGAGAGACTGGATGC AGGAGGTATTCTGTCTCATTCCTTCGAACTTGAGGCTAAGGTTAAAGGACCCTTCTATGGTGCTCCTGCTGTTGTTACTTTCCGCATCCCCACTAAGACAGCTCTTCAG CAAGCCTACTCAACTCCAATACTACCTCTAGACATCCTCGCAGACAAACCTCCAACCGACCCGCTTGCCCTG GCCAAG AGGATTCTGGCAAAATATGGATCTCTTGTTTCAGTGATATCGATGGTGGTTTTGTTCATATACTTGGTAGCTACACCTTCAAAGTCCAATTTAGCAAAAGCGGGCAGCAAGAAGAAGCGCTAA